In a genomic window of Thalassotalea piscium:
- a CDS encoding group I truncated hemoglobin has protein sequence MIKITTKLIANLIRFSVITSLTCLLFACSSHTENAEQNNLYQALGQQQGIERLVSIFVKKLGQDKQIFPYFAKSSVSHFKQGFISHLCDVSGGPCQYEGDNMVDIHTGMNINEADFNRVVELLVEAMEEAGINYPTQNKVLAKFAPLRGQVIKI, from the coding sequence ATGATTAAAATAACGACTAAATTAATAGCTAACCTTATCCGCTTTAGCGTAATTACTTCGTTAACTTGTTTACTGTTTGCATGCAGCAGTCACACAGAAAATGCGGAGCAAAATAATTTATACCAAGCACTAGGCCAACAACAAGGTATTGAACGTTTAGTTAGTATTTTTGTTAAAAAACTAGGTCAAGATAAACAAATATTCCCCTATTTCGCTAAGTCTAGCGTTAGCCATTTTAAACAAGGTTTTATTAGCCACCTATGTGATGTTTCAGGTGGTCCATGCCAATATGAAGGCGACAATATGGTTGATATACATACCGGTATGAATATCAACGAAGCTGACTTTAATCGAGTAGTAGAGTTGCTAGTTGAAGCAATGGAAGAAGCCGGTATTAACTACCCTACACAAAATAAGGTATTAGCTAAATTTGCGCCGCTTCGCGGGCAAGTGATTAAAATTTAG
- a CDS encoding DUF3034 family protein, which produces MNRLFNYISISLLLLPTMCLANGKILATPGVSQVEGSAGGGLVPWAQLAGYATEDELAFSAFCTRATVQDFQLDTCGAQVNFYDRLELSFAEQNFDVDPLSTSLSQQVVGAKLRLYGDLVYSNWPQVSLGIQYKTLNTDAIAYALGAHDNKGIDLYLAASKLHLGALAGYNLLWNATLRYTEANEMGLLGFGGPNGNGGLQAELSGAILLNKHLAVGVEYRQKPDNLGLNESRWRDLFIAWFPNKNISVTMAYVDLDTIAALPNQDGWYISLTGYY; this is translated from the coding sequence ATGAATCGCTTATTTAACTACATTAGCATTAGCTTACTCCTGCTACCCACAATGTGTTTGGCTAATGGTAAAATTTTAGCAACACCTGGCGTGTCCCAGGTTGAGGGCTCTGCTGGGGGGGGACTAGTGCCATGGGCTCAGTTAGCAGGTTATGCAACAGAAGACGAATTAGCCTTTTCGGCATTTTGTACCAGAGCGACAGTACAAGACTTTCAATTAGATACTTGTGGTGCTCAAGTTAATTTTTATGATCGATTAGAATTATCATTTGCAGAGCAAAATTTTGATGTTGATCCTCTGTCTACCTCACTTTCTCAGCAAGTTGTTGGCGCAAAACTGCGTTTATATGGCGATTTAGTCTATAGTAATTGGCCGCAAGTATCTTTGGGTATTCAATATAAAACACTAAACACAGACGCAATTGCATATGCGCTAGGCGCACATGACAATAAAGGAATAGATCTTTATTTAGCCGCGAGCAAATTACACCTAGGCGCTTTAGCTGGCTATAACCTGTTGTGGAATGCTACCTTAAGGTATACCGAAGCAAATGAAATGGGACTACTAGGCTTTGGTGGCCCTAATGGAAACGGAGGTCTTCAAGCAGAGTTGTCAGGTGCGATATTGTTAAATAAACATTTAGCTGTTGGCGTTGAATATCGCCAAAAGCCTGATAATTTAGGATTAAATGAAAGTCGCTGGCGAGACCTTTTTATTGCATGGTTCCCTAATAAAAACATCAGTGTAACAATGGCCTATGTTGACCTCGACACTATTGCCGCACTCCCCAACCAAGACGGTTGGTATATTTCATTAACGGGGTATTATTAA
- a CDS encoding bifunctional diguanylate cyclase/phosphodiesterase, translated as MLTRFSLKSQITWLSTSLILMTVILLTASYWFRIADYAESQIERQMYFAQNVLNQNLSSKEQVLITAASVLAADFGFKQAVATRDKNTIDSVLINHGKRIKADLMMLLDLEGKLLTTGTADQFAKTDVENSIQILPLQGVYAQILSIDDKVFQVIVVPVKAPRAIAYVVIGFEFDQLVLTQLKELVSLELTLIKNDTIVQSSFDESDIANQPLLENNLQSESLLLSTSDYFHQTIAFGGSSEVSVVLSASLVEIHQDFNRLISSILAIAIVVIVIAIGFSRILSRGISTPLTILMKLTKKIGSGNLDVPKLTKSLPREFSELYQGFSVMGSAIEHREAEIKYQAERDLLTGLFNRHTILTQIEGYLRNDINLALVTFNIKAFKVLNDTVGVANGDAILKEIADRLQVFIGKLDSQVSAYMLAARTNSDEFLLSIPMSSVDNVESFIQLLQLELERPYWLGDVKINLSLYFGVANSVEHGVEAERLMRRSSMAVAAADEEQVFVRYYQQGEDEAYLYKIRLIDELESALESDNSPLFMNYQPKLNFKTGEIDKLEALIRWINKEGDFVNPEMFVGLAEKAGLIVTLTRWVILHVIQQIAQWNKAGYHFQVSINLSAQDIQHEQFVDYLLDTVRKYQIETTQITLELTERDLAENEGLVATRLTYLKTLGFEISVDDYGIGQSSLAKLKTLPVDELKIDKCFILTLDQCEKDQDIVSSTILLGHKLGLRVVAEGVENKESLALLTSFNCDYAQGYYLSRPLTADKLIQWYDNYESLI; from the coding sequence ATGCTTACTAGGTTCAGTTTAAAGTCACAAATTACCTGGTTATCAACAAGTTTAATTTTGATGACGGTAATCCTGCTTACGGCTAGTTACTGGTTTAGAATCGCAGATTATGCTGAAAGCCAAATTGAGCGACAAATGTACTTTGCTCAAAATGTACTGAACCAAAACTTATCTTCAAAAGAACAAGTTTTAATTACCGCTGCGAGTGTATTAGCCGCAGATTTTGGCTTTAAACAAGCGGTGGCTACAAGAGATAAAAATACTATTGATAGCGTACTGATAAATCATGGTAAACGCATTAAAGCCGATTTAATGATGTTATTGGATTTAGAAGGCAAACTGCTGACTACGGGGACAGCTGATCAATTTGCTAAAACCGATGTTGAAAATAGTATCCAAATATTACCGCTTCAAGGTGTTTACGCACAAATTTTGAGTATTGATGATAAAGTATTTCAAGTCATTGTAGTGCCTGTTAAAGCCCCAAGAGCTATAGCTTATGTTGTTATTGGCTTTGAATTTGATCAACTGGTTTTAACACAGCTTAAAGAGTTAGTGTCGCTTGAGCTTACTCTGATCAAAAACGATACTATTGTACAATCGAGCTTTGATGAAAGCGATATTGCTAATCAGCCATTACTTGAAAATAACCTTCAGTCAGAAAGCTTACTTTTATCTACATCCGACTACTTTCATCAAACGATTGCATTTGGCGGCTCAAGTGAGGTGTCTGTTGTACTTTCGGCATCGTTAGTTGAAATTCACCAAGATTTTAATCGACTTATTTCCTCTATTTTGGCTATTGCAATTGTTGTTATTGTGATTGCCATTGGTTTTTCTAGAATTTTATCAAGAGGTATTTCAACGCCGTTAACCATACTTATGAAACTAACTAAAAAAATAGGTAGTGGTAATTTAGATGTGCCTAAACTGACAAAAAGTTTACCAAGAGAATTTAGTGAACTTTATCAGGGGTTTTCAGTTATGGGGAGTGCTATTGAGCATCGTGAAGCTGAAATAAAATATCAAGCAGAGCGAGACTTATTAACGGGCTTATTCAATCGCCATACGATATTAACCCAAATAGAAGGCTATTTGCGCAATGACATCAATTTAGCTTTAGTCACTTTTAATATTAAAGCGTTTAAGGTGTTAAATGATACTGTAGGCGTTGCTAATGGTGATGCAATATTAAAAGAAATAGCTGATCGCTTGCAGGTTTTTATTGGAAAGCTAGATAGTCAAGTATCAGCCTATATGCTTGCGGCGAGAACTAATTCAGACGAGTTTTTATTATCTATACCGATGTCGTCAGTCGATAATGTTGAAAGCTTTATTCAATTATTGCAACTTGAGCTTGAGCGACCTTATTGGCTTGGTGACGTGAAAATTAATTTATCATTATACTTTGGTGTAGCTAATTCTGTTGAACACGGTGTAGAAGCTGAACGATTAATGAGACGTTCAAGCATGGCAGTTGCAGCTGCTGACGAAGAACAAGTGTTCGTTCGCTACTATCAACAAGGCGAAGATGAAGCATATCTCTACAAGATACGCTTAATTGATGAGCTAGAGTCTGCACTTGAAAGCGACAATAGCCCTTTGTTTATGAATTATCAGCCGAAACTCAACTTTAAAACAGGGGAAATTGACAAACTTGAAGCGCTGATCCGTTGGATTAATAAAGAAGGGGATTTTGTAAACCCTGAAATGTTTGTTGGGTTAGCTGAAAAAGCAGGGCTAATTGTGACATTAACCCGCTGGGTAATATTGCATGTAATTCAACAAATAGCACAGTGGAATAAAGCCGGTTATCATTTTCAGGTATCAATAAACTTATCGGCTCAAGATATACAACATGAGCAGTTTGTTGACTATTTACTTGATACGGTGAGGAAATATCAAATAGAAACAACGCAAATTACGCTAGAGCTAACCGAACGAGATTTAGCTGAAAATGAAGGGCTTGTAGCAACTAGGCTTACTTATTTAAAAACGCTAGGGTTTGAAATTTCAGTGGATGATTATGGTATTGGCCAGTCGTCGCTAGCAAAATTGAAAACTTTACCTGTTGATGAACTGAAAATTGATAAATGCTTTATTTTAACATTAGATCAGTGTGAAAAAGATCAAGATATTGTTTCATCAACCATTTTGCTCGGTCATAAATTAGGTTTACGTGTTGTGGCTGAGGGTGTTGAAAACAAAGAAAGCTTGGCGTTATTAACATCATTTAATTGTGATTATGCGCAGGGTTACTACTTGTCTCGACCACTCACCGCCGACAAACTTATTCAATGGTATGATAATTATGAATCGCTTATTTAA
- a CDS encoding methylamine utilization protein — protein MITLIYRITITYFIASFIFSLFACVHAAPQLVINVIDQDQQPLANAVVEVLLKKETTEANVESANQLSNTQTIPTYVIDQINKSFVPEVLVIPKNSLVSFPNSDDLRHHVYSFSAAKTFELKLYAGKPKSPLLFPEEGIVVLGCNIHDAMVGYIYVSNEKQVAKTDNNGLIQINQVFSQIEQLKVWHPNSSKGVDYRKSYNSADLTLVNGRVTITFNVNAPMPRDTFEDQFSHAY, from the coding sequence ATGATAACGCTTATTTATAGGATAACAATTACTTACTTCATCGCTTCTTTTATATTCAGCCTTTTTGCATGTGTACATGCGGCTCCTCAACTAGTTATTAATGTTATTGACCAAGACCAACAACCTTTAGCTAATGCGGTAGTTGAGGTTCTACTAAAAAAAGAAACTACCGAAGCTAATGTCGAGTCTGCTAATCAATTAAGTAACACTCAAACTATACCCACTTATGTAATAGACCAGATAAATAAATCGTTTGTGCCTGAAGTGTTAGTGATACCTAAAAACAGTTTAGTGAGCTTTCCTAATAGTGACGATTTACGTCACCATGTATATTCTTTTTCAGCAGCTAAAACGTTTGAATTAAAGCTGTATGCAGGTAAACCCAAAAGCCCGTTGCTGTTTCCAGAAGAGGGGATCGTTGTTTTAGGCTGTAATATTCACGATGCCATGGTAGGCTATATTTATGTATCTAATGAAAAGCAGGTTGCTAAAACAGATAACAATGGGCTTATTCAAATAAACCAAGTATTCTCGCAAATTGAGCAGCTAAAAGTTTGGCACCCAAATTCAAGTAAAGGCGTAGATTACCGTAAAAGTTATAATAGTGCTGATTTAACCCTAGTAAATGGTCGTGTAACTATAACTTTTAATGTAAATGCACCAATGCCCAGAGATACTTTTGAGGATCAGTTCTCACATGCTTACTAG
- a CDS encoding MHYT domain-containing protein, translated as MIDWIIAQFNIYPDSTLIYGTYNSGMVVLSLFIAILSSFMALQLASQSTEKISNQRKHITLLIGSFALGGGIWSMHFIGMLAFDLCTVVEYNFSLTLLSLIPSVGASWVALNHLQQKNTGITSLFIEGVLVGSGIGAMHYTGMASMQMAPLLRYDLSIFILSIVVAVSLAMLSLWTREGLLRVWKKQKEWQANLIASVVMGFAIAGMHYTGMAASRFVMPPGLELSAQDSEISFYLALIVSVTTIVIMALVLGINLIYKYRDISRQASINAHRLRAMMDTAVDAIITINSDGIIENVNKATQHMLGWTAEELIGNNVKMLMPEPDSKGHDSYIQQFILTEDAKVIGKSREVQALHKDGSLIAIRLAVGHVKFANNHFFVGFMSDIRQRIKMEKALQSNEAKFRSLISNIPGIAYRCLNEYNWPLLFISDAVEDITGYPASDFLAPNKKRDLSDLFHPDDKEEILNTPLNDGIFSLEYRIINKSGETRWVMEYGNHVKDKDSGEIWLDGFIMDITERRNMEQELREAKDKAELAAESRAAFMANMSHEIRTPMNAIIGFSDILLESQLTSDQFKHMGTINNAAKSLLHLLNDILDSAKLDKGKLDLELRRFSLVEEIDAVVSTLWLQARNKNLELNANVSHKLSKFYLGSPERIRQILTNLIGNAIKFTENGSVTIAVFPITDGRVRFEIADSGIGMTSQQISSIFDAFTQADSSMSRRFGGTGLGTTISKQLVELMNGDINATSTLGKGTTFTFEIPLPCAEQRDETAVIEQVKLPPLKILVVDDIQQNIDLLSILLERDGHCVVTARDGQQALVRMADCTEIDIVLMDIQMPILDGLNATIERRKYEKSNNLAQLPIIALTASVLLDDKLAAEKSGMQGFANKPIDYARLTHEIGRVLDIEVSSLPLAEHQQRLDVLLDETKGVALWGGLDEYYQQVESFITSQNDKFEKLNDEISDKNWTTVISIAHALKGTTGNLALIRLHRLLTQLESVVSSHPEQCSEIYPKIATALQQLNEKIVSWSERKLHTGTKEAIDNTSLLALLNALTEKAKDNEVEEELLTTLMEYKDSQHSADINQIYNAFNDFEFESASTHIITLIQHIENT; from the coding sequence ATGATTGATTGGATCATAGCTCAATTTAATATTTATCCTGATAGCACACTTATCTATGGCACTTACAATAGCGGTATGGTTGTACTATCACTATTTATTGCTATTTTATCTTCATTTATGGCATTGCAACTGGCTAGCCAATCAACCGAAAAAATTTCAAATCAACGCAAACACATCACACTTTTAATAGGCAGCTTTGCGCTTGGTGGTGGTATTTGGTCAATGCACTTTATTGGTATGCTAGCATTCGATTTATGTACAGTAGTAGAGTACAACTTTTCACTCACTTTGCTTTCCTTAATACCCAGTGTAGGCGCCTCATGGGTTGCTTTAAATCATTTACAGCAAAAAAACACAGGCATTACCTCTTTATTTATTGAAGGCGTACTCGTAGGTTCTGGCATCGGCGCAATGCACTACACAGGTATGGCATCTATGCAAATGGCGCCATTACTACGCTACGATTTAAGTATCTTTATTTTGTCGATTGTCGTAGCTGTTTCGCTTGCAATGTTATCGCTATGGACTCGCGAAGGTCTTCTTAGAGTATGGAAAAAACAAAAAGAATGGCAAGCCAATTTAATTGCCAGTGTAGTCATGGGATTTGCCATTGCTGGTATGCATTATACCGGTATGGCTGCGTCGCGTTTTGTTATGCCGCCGGGGCTTGAATTAAGTGCACAGGACAGTGAGATTTCTTTCTATCTAGCGCTGATTGTTTCGGTAACAACCATTGTTATTATGGCCTTAGTGCTAGGCATAAATTTAATTTATAAATATAGAGATATTTCCCGCCAAGCAAGCATTAATGCACATAGGCTACGTGCGATGATGGACACCGCTGTTGATGCAATAATTACTATTAATAGCGACGGTATTATTGAAAATGTCAATAAAGCAACACAACACATGCTGGGCTGGACAGCAGAAGAGCTTATTGGTAACAACGTAAAAATGTTAATGCCAGAGCCTGATAGCAAAGGGCATGACAGTTATATTCAACAATTTATCCTAACCGAAGACGCAAAAGTAATTGGCAAAAGCCGTGAAGTACAAGCGCTTCATAAAGATGGTTCATTAATCGCAATTAGGCTTGCTGTTGGCCATGTTAAATTTGCTAACAATCACTTTTTTGTTGGCTTTATGTCTGATATTCGCCAAAGAATAAAAATGGAAAAAGCATTACAATCAAATGAGGCAAAATTTAGATCATTAATTAGTAACATCCCCGGAATTGCTTATCGCTGTTTAAATGAATATAACTGGCCACTATTATTTATAAGTGACGCGGTAGAAGATATCACTGGTTATCCTGCTAGCGACTTTTTGGCGCCAAACAAGAAGCGGGACCTTTCAGACTTATTTCACCCTGATGATAAAGAAGAGATACTTAATACCCCGTTAAACGACGGCATTTTTAGTCTTGAATACCGTATTATTAATAAATCTGGGGAAACTCGCTGGGTAATGGAATATGGTAATCATGTTAAAGATAAAGACAGTGGTGAAATTTGGTTAGACGGTTTTATTATGGATATTACCGAACGAAGAAATATGGAACAAGAACTTAGAGAAGCTAAAGACAAAGCAGAGCTAGCTGCAGAATCAAGAGCCGCATTTATGGCAAATATGAGCCATGAAATTCGCACACCAATGAACGCCATAATTGGTTTTAGCGACATATTACTTGAAAGCCAGCTGACATCAGACCAATTCAAGCACATGGGCACAATTAATAATGCAGCAAAATCACTTTTACATCTATTAAATGACATTCTCGATAGCGCTAAGCTCGATAAAGGTAAGCTTGATCTTGAATTACGCAGATTTTCACTTGTTGAAGAAATAGATGCCGTTGTTTCAACGCTATGGTTACAAGCCCGCAATAAAAACCTTGAACTTAACGCTAACGTTTCACATAAACTGAGTAAGTTTTATTTAGGAAGCCCTGAACGTATCCGTCAAATACTTACTAACTTGATTGGTAATGCGATTAAGTTTACTGAAAACGGAAGCGTAACTATTGCGGTATTTCCTATTACCGATGGTCGTGTTAGGTTTGAAATTGCAGATTCTGGTATAGGTATGACTTCGCAGCAAATTTCCTCTATTTTTGATGCGTTTACGCAAGCAGATTCATCAATGAGCAGGCGTTTTGGCGGCACTGGATTAGGTACAACAATTAGCAAACAACTTGTTGAGCTAATGAATGGCGACATTAATGCAACAAGTACACTAGGAAAAGGCACAACCTTTACTTTTGAAATACCATTACCTTGTGCAGAGCAACGCGACGAAACCGCAGTTATTGAACAAGTTAAGTTGCCTCCGCTAAAAATACTTGTGGTCGATGATATTCAACAAAATATTGACTTACTGAGTATACTTCTTGAGCGAGATGGTCACTGTGTTGTAACGGCAAGAGATGGCCAGCAAGCCCTCGTAAGAATGGCCGATTGTACTGAAATTGATATTGTATTAATGGATATACAAATGCCTATTTTAGATGGATTAAATGCTACCATTGAGCGAAGAAAATATGAAAAATCTAACAATTTAGCACAATTACCTATTATTGCATTAACAGCTAGCGTGTTACTAGACGATAAACTCGCAGCTGAAAAATCTGGTATGCAAGGATTTGCCAATAAACCGATTGACTACGCACGACTAACCCATGAAATTGGTCGAGTTCTTGATATTGAAGTTTCTTCACTGCCTTTAGCTGAGCACCAACAAAGGCTTGATGTACTGCTAGATGAAACTAAAGGCGTTGCCTTATGGGGTGGACTTGATGAGTATTATCAACAAGTTGAATCTTTTATTACTAGCCAAAATGATAAATTTGAAAAATTAAATGATGAAATTTCTGATAAAAATTGGACTACAGTAATTTCTATTGCTCATGCATTAAAAGGAACAACCGGTAATTTAGCCTTAATACGTCTACATCGTTTACTCACACAGCTTGAATCTGTTGTGAGTAGTCATCCAGAACAATGTAGCGAAATATATCCAAAAATTGCAACGGCTTTACAACAACTCAATGAAAAAATAGTAAGCTGGTCTGAACGTAAGCTTCACACAGGTACAAAAGAGGCGATAGATAATACTTCGCTTTTAGCGCTTTTAAATGCTTTGACTGAGAAAGCAAAAGACAACGAGGTAGAAGAAGAGTTGCTAACAACGTTAATGGAATATAAAGACTCACAACATTCTGCCGATATAAATCAAATATATAACGCATTTAATGATTTTGAGTTTGAATCTGCATCAACGCATATTATAACGCTGATTCAGCACATCGAAAATACTTAG
- a CDS encoding response regulator, whose product MNNQQATILIVDDEPVNLRVLKQVLQEEYRLIFAKSGAEALRLAQSKKPNLILLDIMMPDITGLDVCQQLKAEPTTAKIPVIFVTALNDHTDEAQGLEVGAVDYITKPVSSAVVKARVATHLSLVQADELRRTRLQIIQRLGHASEYKDNETGMHVMRMSHYSKVIALAYGFSEDRADNLLHAAPMHDLGKIGIPDSIMLKPGKLTDEEFEIMKTHPEIGASILGEDDSDLITLAKVVALTHHEKWNGKGYPNGLIGEEIPIEGRIVAIADVFDALTSVRPYKDAWPVEKAMGFIKEQSGQHFDPDLVVLFEQELDKILTIKDRWKDT is encoded by the coding sequence ATGAATAACCAACAAGCAACCATTTTAATTGTCGACGACGAACCCGTAAACCTACGTGTTTTAAAACAAGTACTGCAGGAAGAGTACCGTTTGATTTTTGCTAAAAGTGGCGCTGAAGCCTTGCGCTTAGCCCAGAGTAAAAAACCAAATCTCATTTTATTAGATATTATGATGCCAGACATCACAGGTTTAGACGTATGCCAGCAATTAAAAGCAGAACCAACCACAGCTAAGATCCCCGTAATATTTGTAACAGCGCTAAATGATCATACAGACGAAGCACAAGGATTAGAAGTGGGCGCTGTAGACTACATTACCAAGCCTGTTTCGTCAGCAGTGGTAAAAGCTAGGGTTGCAACCCACTTATCGCTAGTACAGGCAGATGAACTTAGGCGTACTAGGTTACAAATCATACAGCGGCTTGGGCATGCTTCTGAATATAAAGATAATGAAACAGGTATGCACGTGATGCGCATGAGTCATTATTCAAAAGTAATTGCGCTTGCTTATGGCTTTTCAGAAGATCGAGCCGACAACCTACTTCATGCCGCACCTATGCATGACTTAGGAAAGATAGGTATCCCCGACAGCATAATGCTCAAACCAGGTAAGCTTACCGACGAAGAGTTTGAAATTATGAAAACGCACCCTGAAATTGGAGCAAGTATATTAGGTGAAGACGATTCAGATCTTATTACTTTAGCTAAAGTTGTGGCACTAACACACCACGAAAAATGGAATGGTAAAGGTTACCCTAATGGCTTAATTGGTGAGGAAATTCCTATTGAAGGACGAATAGTTGCAATTGCAGATGTTTTTGATGCACTTACCAGTGTAAGACCATATAAAGATGCTTGGCCCGTTGAAAAAGCAATGGGTTTTATTAAAGAACAAAGTGGGCAACATTTTGATCCTGACCTTGTTGTCTTGTTTGAACAAGAGCTCGATAAAATTTTAACCATTAAAGACCGTTGGAAAGACACATAA
- a CDS encoding response regulator, producing the protein MLVEDQKLIRDGIKSLLELSGQVTVVAEASDGKTALALIDKHELDIILMDIQMPVLNGIDTLRQMSINECDIPVLILTTFDDKALINEAISSGAYGYLLKDVSLEVLVTAIQQVVSGKKMIQPAITERLLQGLKNMPNLDNSDYNLLEKLTEKESEILRLIASGYNNREIAETMCKSEGTVKNQVSVILAKMGVKDRTRAVLRAIEYGLIG; encoded by the coding sequence ATGTTAGTAGAAGATCAGAAGTTGATAAGAGATGGAATAAAAAGCTTACTTGAGTTATCTGGACAAGTGACTGTTGTCGCAGAGGCCTCAGATGGCAAAACTGCATTAGCCCTGATTGACAAACATGAATTGGATATTATTTTGATGGATATTCAAATGCCTGTCCTAAATGGCATTGATACATTAAGACAAATGAGTATAAATGAATGTGATATTCCCGTACTTATTTTAACTACTTTTGATGATAAAGCGCTGATTAATGAGGCTATTAGTTCAGGCGCCTATGGTTATCTGCTAAAAGATGTTTCTTTAGAAGTACTTGTTACAGCTATACAGCAAGTAGTTAGTGGGAAAAAAATGATACAGCCTGCAATTACAGAGCGTTTACTTCAAGGCTTAAAAAATATGCCTAACTTAGATAATTCAGACTATAACTTATTGGAAAAACTAACTGAAAAAGAAAGTGAAATCTTACGTCTAATAGCTTCTGGTTATAATAATAGAGAAATTGCTGAAACAATGTGCAAATCTGAAGGAACAGTAAAAAATCAAGTCTCAGTTATTTTAGCTAAAATGGGAGTGAAAGATCGCACCCGAGCGGTGTTAAGGGCGATTGAATACGGGTTAATTGGTTAA
- a CDS encoding sensor histidine kinase, translating to MASCKNNIDVEVWFAWLTAIIVASSAIVLMYSHDKYPIWMLFLTATCFVCFMIAWQQVISDNHLLLSIKTRWLLVAGQYFLVLVIFYIVPYAYTAILLTLWSVQLPLLLSFQKCLIWSPIWSLAVWALYGIYWGEEYAVLTATLFWTFNVFALIMVNIANKEKQAREAAQRLNRELSISQSLLAEASKQSERIRIARNIHDLLGHHLTALTINLQVAERLSDGDAKAKVIQCYSLAKLLLGDVRDAVCEIREKSDIDIFKSLLSLKNQVDQIEINIDVDDSVLIQDVSLATLFMRCAQEAVTNCLKHSSATTMFIKVFKEKSAIGMHISDNGYVSTPIEVGNGLRGMHERVSDFKGNFTFNGSLSGFNILLLIPESAV from the coding sequence ATGGCCAGCTGTAAAAACAATATAGATGTTGAAGTTTGGTTTGCATGGTTAACAGCTATCATTGTGGCAAGTTCTGCAATTGTCTTGATGTATAGTCATGATAAATATCCAATATGGATGTTGTTTTTAACCGCAACATGTTTTGTTTGCTTTATGATCGCTTGGCAACAAGTAATAAGTGACAATCATTTGTTACTTAGTATCAAAACTCGTTGGCTTTTGGTTGCAGGTCAATATTTTCTAGTCCTAGTCATTTTTTACATAGTCCCTTACGCTTACACTGCAATATTACTGACGTTATGGAGTGTTCAATTACCACTATTATTGTCGTTTCAAAAGTGTCTTATATGGTCGCCCATATGGTCACTTGCTGTGTGGGCACTATATGGCATATATTGGGGTGAAGAATATGCAGTACTTACTGCTACTCTATTTTGGACATTCAATGTTTTTGCATTGATCATGGTAAATATAGCTAATAAAGAAAAGCAAGCCCGTGAGGCTGCACAAAGGCTTAATCGTGAGCTGAGTATTAGCCAATCATTGTTAGCCGAGGCCAGTAAACAAAGTGAAAGGATTCGTATAGCGCGTAATATTCATGATTTATTAGGGCATCATTTAACAGCACTGACCATTAATCTTCAGGTTGCAGAGCGCTTATCTGATGGAGATGCCAAAGCTAAAGTAATTCAATGTTATAGCCTTGCTAAACTTTTGCTAGGTGATGTTAGAGATGCTGTTTGTGAAATTCGAGAAAAGTCTGATATAGATATATTCAAATCATTACTCTCTCTTAAAAACCAAGTAGATCAGATCGAAATAAATATTGATGTTGATGACTCTGTACTTATTCAAGATGTTTCTCTTGCCACTTTATTCATGCGATGTGCTCAAGAAGCTGTTACCAACTGTTTAAAGCATAGCAGCGCAACAACTATGTTTATCAAAGTGTTCAAAGAAAAGAGTGCTATTGGTATGCATATTTCTGATAATGGTTATGTTAGCACACCCATAGAGGTTGGAAATGGTTTACGAGGAATGCACGAGAGAGTGTCTGATTTTAAAGGTAATTTTACTTTCAATGGAAGTTTAAGTGGCTTTAATATTTTACTACTAATACCGGAGTCAGCTGTATGA